The sequence TGACCCGACCTATTTCCCAAGCGAGATCCGGATTATTGCCAGCCAGGCGATGAATAGCAAAGCCTTTAACAAGTATGTCATTTTCACCCATGCTGATTTTGACCATATTGTGGGGCATCAGTACTTTAACGGGTTTAAATTGTTGGGACATTCGGCGTTCCGGACAGTAGACCGGGAGGCTCAGTTGATTCAGCTCAACGAACTTGATGAAACTTACTACGTATCCAGGGATAAAAAATTTGTTTTCCCGGAAATAGACAATTACCTGGAAGACGGAATGCGCATACCCCTGGCAAAGGATGAACTTTTAGTCGTTCATGCCCCCGGACATACAGCGGAAAGTATATTTTTAATCAGCAGGTCTAAGAGAATACTGGTAGCGGGTGATTATCTTTCCGATCTTGAGTTTCCGTTTGTATACCATAGTTTTCGGTCTTATATAGATACGTTGGAAAAGACAAAAAAGCTGGTTGATGAACTGGAAATCGAAATGGTTATACCCGGCCACGGAGATTTTGCAGCCGGTCGACAAGAAATCCTGTTCCGCATTGACAGCGATAAGGACTACTTGGAAGAAATCCTGGCCAGGGTTACGGATTATTGTACTCGCGGCATGACTTTAAAGGAAATTCTGGAAGTTCTAAAAGAAATGTCATTCCGTGGCGAAAAAATTACCGGTGTTTTGGTAAAAATGCACATGGAGAATATTCGCAAGGCTGTGGAAGAAATCTGCGCAGGGAATTAGGTACATCCGTCGGCCCTTTTAATATTATAAATTGAGGAGGGTTGACGGATGGGCTTTTTTGATAAATTGAAAAAAAAGAAAAAAGCCTACGCTGTTTTTGAAGGCGGGGGAGTAAAAGGCCTTGGCATTGCCGGTGCCCTGGAAGTGGCTGAACGTTATTACGAATGGGAAAACGTCGCCGGGACCTCTGCCGGGGCAATTATCGGCGCTTTGGTAGCGGCAGGCTATTCCGCGTCGGAAATTAAAGATATGTTGTTTTCTATAAATTATAAGCAATTAAAGGATTCCTTCCCTGCGGGGAAAATTCCACCTGTCGGCGGTCCCATTTATAATGTGATAACCAGGATGGGAATTTACCAGGGGAAGTTTATTGAAGATTGGGTGAAGGAAAAACTTGCCGCCAGGGGTATTCGTTCTTTTGGCGATTTAATTAATTCAAAGGAAAGGGATGACCGTTATAAGTATAAATTACAGGTAATTACATCGGATATTTCCCGGGGTAGGATGGTGGTGTTGCCCAGGGACCTGAAGTTTTACGGCATAAATCCCGACGAATTTTCTGTAGCCAGGGCTGTGCGCATGAGCAGTACCATTCCCTTTTATTTCGCGCCGGTGGTAATCAAATACCATGATGAAAGATGTGTGCTCAGAGAAAGTTATTTCGTCGACGGGGGGGTTTTAAGCAATTTTCCCTTATGGCTCTTTGAGTCCGAGGGGGCCCGTCCGAAATTGCCTACTTTTGGTTTCCGGCTTGTGGGACCAAATGAGGGCAGGCCGCGAAACATTGAAGGACCGGTATCTTTTCTAGCAGCCCTGGTTTCCACCATGTTGGAAGCCCACGATGCCTATTACCTGGAGGAACGCTCTTCAGCCAAGACTATATCCATTCCTACCCTCGGGATTCATGCCACTGATTTCGATATAAGTAAGGAAAAGATGCGCCAGCTTTACGAATCAGGTAAAATGGCCGCGGAAGCCTTTTTCGAGCACTGGAATTTCGGTTTTTACCTACAGCGTTTTTTCAGTAAATGAAATAAGCGGCGGCTAACGCGCCCGGCGCAGGTATTTTTAAAGCAGGAAATGGCAAGGGAAAGGGCAAATATTAATAGACATTAACAGAAACGGTAAAATAATTCACATTACTTAGGAGGAAATATGGTGGGAGAAGTCAAGGTCAGGGTACGATATGAAGAAACAGACCAAATGGGGATGGTATACCACGGGAAGTATTTTGTGTGGTTTGAAGTAGGTCGGACTGAATTGTTCCGTGACTTTGGGCTGCCTTATACTGTACTGGAGGCCAATAAAATCTATCTGCCGGTGGTGGAGGCCCACTGCCAGTATAAAACATCGGCCCGGTACGACGATGAATTGATTATTAAGACGCGAGTAAACAAACTTTCCGGCGCCCGTATTGGTTTCGATTATGACATCGTTAATGCGGATGGTCAGCTTATTGCCCATGGCGGGACAACCCATGCTTTTCTAAACGAACATGGCAAACCGGTTAATGTTAAAAAAGCCGCTCCCTGGCTCTGGGATAAACTGGTAAATGTGGCGGAAGCCGATAACCTGTTTAAGGAGGTACGCTGAGTTGGGTTTTATAGAACAGTTTAAAGGCAGTATTATAGATTGGACTTTTTACAGAGAAGTAGCTTTCCAAAAA is a genomic window of Thermincola ferriacetica containing:
- a CDS encoding MBL fold metallo-hydrolase: MFRIDKDFFVFQSSMWQTNSVVYRNEAVAVVIDPTYFPSEIRIIASQAMNSKAFNKYVIFTHADFDHIVGHQYFNGFKLLGHSAFRTVDREAQLIQLNELDETYYVSRDKKFVFPEIDNYLEDGMRIPLAKDELLVVHAPGHTAESIFLISRSKRILVAGDYLSDLEFPFVYHSFRSYIDTLEKTKKLVDELEIEMVIPGHGDFAAGRQEILFRIDSDKDYLEEILARVTDYCTRGMTLKEILEVLKEMSFRGEKITGVLVKMHMENIRKAVEEICAGN
- a CDS encoding patatin-like phospholipase family protein yields the protein MGFFDKLKKKKKAYAVFEGGGVKGLGIAGALEVAERYYEWENVAGTSAGAIIGALVAAGYSASEIKDMLFSINYKQLKDSFPAGKIPPVGGPIYNVITRMGIYQGKFIEDWVKEKLAARGIRSFGDLINSKERDDRYKYKLQVITSDISRGRMVVLPRDLKFYGINPDEFSVARAVRMSSTIPFYFAPVVIKYHDERCVLRESYFVDGGVLSNFPLWLFESEGARPKLPTFGFRLVGPNEGRPRNIEGPVSFLAALVSTMLEAHDAYYLEERSSAKTISIPTLGIHATDFDISKEKMRQLYESGKMAAEAFFEHWNFGFYLQRFFSK
- a CDS encoding acyl-CoA thioesterase gives rise to the protein MVGEVKVRVRYEETDQMGMVYHGKYFVWFEVGRTELFRDFGLPYTVLEANKIYLPVVEAHCQYKTSARYDDELIIKTRVNKLSGARIGFDYDIVNADGQLIAHGGTTHAFLNEHGKPVNVKKAAPWLWDKLVNVAEADNLFKEVR